The nucleotide sequence ATCCAAACTTGCCAGGCAGCACAAGGAAAAAGCAAAAATGTTGCGACAGAACGTAGCGTCATGAGATGTTTCTTTTTATGAAGCATAATCCGGCCCTGGTATATCCAACTATTGTAGATATTAGATAGTTAAAAGAGTGGGTCTTTCGCAGTAGGGCTGTCAAAAATAACCGCGCTGGATAATATACCCCGTGCAAGAAGCAAAGTTTGTGGTACACTGTGGCTTTTTGCTTGGACAAGTTTCGAGAGTCCAGAAAATTTTTGAGATCATCAAGCGCTAGAAAAATTTCTTTTCGCAGTTCCAGATTTGTGCATAGACTGGAATCGTTACGAACATAGGTGTAAAGTGGTTCAGGGACGCATCCAACGATCGGTTGGAGACTGAAAAGTTTTACAGAAAAAGCCACGTCTTCACCAATGCGGCAATCTGTAAATGATACTCCGTTGTCTGTTAAGAAAGAACGTTTATAAATTTTATTGAAAGCTGAATATAACAGTATTTTTTGTTTTAGAAGAGCTTCAGGCGTTTCCTCTTTGGGCGGCAACACGACTTTAGTTTTATTTTTATCTGTTACTGTAATGCCACAGACTGCCACATCCGCCTGGAGAGCATCG is from Desulfovibrio sp. and encodes:
- a CDS encoding glycosyltransferase family 2 protein, which translates into the protein MMSVRESVPLFSVIVPVYNAAQWIAPCIKGLMEQTAPPDEIIFVDDASSDETYELCSAWHHRFPSLVQVLRLSQNLGPGAARNKGIAASKGRYVAFADVDDQLCPQMFKQLLQRIDALQADVAVCGITVTDKNKTKVVLPPKEETPEALLKQKILLYSAFNKIYKRSFLTDNGVSFTDCRIGEDVAFSVKLFSLQPIVGCVPEPLYTYVRNDSSLCTNLELRKEIFLALDDLKNFLDSRNLSKQKATVYHKLCFLHGVYYPARLFLTALLRKTHSFNYLISTIVGYTRAGLCFIKRNIS